The Pigmentiphaga aceris DNA segment GCAAGCTGGATGTGATCGCGCACGCACTGGGCCTGCACACCGCCATTTCACGGGTGCAAGGCGGCCGTCTGGTGGCGAAGAAAGAAATCCGCATCGCATCGCTGTTCAAGCACATTGCGCCGGAATTTCTGCAGATGATCGTGGTGCACGAATTGGCGCATCTGCGCGAAATGAACCATGACAAGGCGTTCTACCGCTTGTGCGAAAGCATGCAGCCGGACTACCACCAGGTTGAATTCGACTTGCGCTTGCTGCTGGCACAACGCGAGGCACCCCCACCGATTGGCTGAGGGACGGATTGACTGTAGGGACGGATTGATCAGGGCCGGAAGGTGTGACCACGTTCAGCGCGGAGCGTCCCACAAGGTCGCCTCGGGCACGTGCAATTCCAACTCAGAGGTCGGTTTGGCAACGCAGGGCAGAATCCACCCCTCGTTGCGCTCTTCGCGCGTAAGCCCTGGCCGTTCGATCCGGTACGCCACACTACCACTGCGCAGTTGGCTCATGCAAGCACGACAGGTGCCATTGCGACACGAGGTCGGCAAACGAATGCCTGCAGCACGCGCTGATTCGAACAGGCTGCGATCAGGATCGGCCTCAAAG contains these protein-coding regions:
- a CDS encoding 2Fe-2S iron-sulfur cluster-binding protein, with translation MADAFPVLISPQGWRFEADPDRSLFESARAAGIRLPTSCRNGTCRACMSQLRSGSVAYRIERPGLTREERNEGWILPCVAKPTSELELHVPEATLWDAPR
- a CDS encoding M48 family metallopeptidase, which translates into the protein MRYLGSYPASLKARARTMIERGEAGPWLAKRYPQRHPVQTDKALFTFANEIRQNFMRQAPLLNKVLYDSKLDVIAHALGLHTAISRVQGGRLVAKKEIRIASLFKHIAPEFLQMIVVHELAHLREMNHDKAFYRLCESMQPDYHQVEFDLRLLLAQREAPPPIG